The following coding sequences lie in one Mycobacterium gordonae genomic window:
- a CDS encoding DUF2855 family protein, which produces MDFEILRADLHRTRFGSADPPSPADGQAVLRVESFGLTSNNITYAVFGDAMRYWDFFPASDPQWGRLNVWGYAHVEDSRHPDLSAGMRVYGYLPCASHLMIVPDRVNEKGFIDAAPHRLPLPSAYQGYRDVTTDPVYSADREAEHILFFPLFFTSFLIDDFVADEAFFGADTIVISSASSKTAIIAAYLLAKRDGARVVGLTSAGNRAFVEGLDVYDSVHLYDNISELPGDRAVYIDISGDGAVRADVHARYGDHLAHSSAVGMTHWTQMAQGSGDLAGPKPVFFFAPDRIKKRGADWGTAKLDQNVAESWAPFAQWASNWLRVERISTEDEIQRAYLELLDGKVDPTAGTLVDL; this is translated from the coding sequence ATGGACTTCGAGATTCTGCGCGCGGACTTGCACCGGACCCGCTTCGGATCCGCCGACCCGCCGTCGCCGGCGGACGGGCAGGCCGTGTTGCGAGTCGAGTCGTTCGGGCTGACGTCGAACAACATCACCTACGCCGTCTTCGGCGACGCCATGCGTTACTGGGACTTCTTCCCCGCATCCGACCCGCAGTGGGGAAGGCTGAACGTCTGGGGCTACGCACACGTCGAGGATTCTCGACACCCCGACCTGAGCGCGGGCATGCGCGTCTACGGCTACCTGCCCTGCGCCAGCCACCTGATGATCGTTCCGGACCGCGTCAATGAAAAGGGATTTATCGACGCGGCACCGCATCGGCTGCCGCTGCCCTCGGCATATCAGGGCTACCGTGACGTCACCACGGACCCCGTCTATTCTGCCGACCGTGAAGCGGAGCACATCTTGTTCTTCCCGCTCTTCTTCACCTCGTTTCTCATCGATGACTTCGTAGCGGACGAAGCCTTTTTCGGTGCGGACACCATCGTGATCTCGAGCGCTTCGTCCAAGACGGCGATCATCGCGGCCTACCTGCTCGCCAAGCGGGACGGCGCCCGGGTGGTGGGGCTGACATCGGCCGGCAACCGTGCTTTCGTCGAAGGACTGGACGTTTATGATTCAGTTCACCTGTACGACAACATTTCTGAACTGCCCGGTGACCGTGCCGTGTACATCGACATCTCCGGCGACGGAGCGGTGCGGGCCGACGTTCACGCCCGCTACGGAGATCACCTCGCGCACAGCTCCGCGGTCGGCATGACCCACTGGACGCAGATGGCGCAAGGCAGCGGCGATCTCGCCGGCCCCAAGCCCGTCTTCTTCTTCGCCCCGGACCGCATCAAGAAGCGCGGCGCAGATTGGGGCACGGCGAAACTCGACCAGAACGTCGCCGAATCATGGGCGCCGTTCGCGCAGTGGGCCTCGAATTGGCTTCGAGTGGAACGGATCTCGACTGAGGACGAGATTCAGCGAGCCTACCTGGAGTTGCTCGACGGGAAGGTCGACCCGACGGCCGGCACCCTCGTCGATCTGTGA
- a CDS encoding DUF4345 domain-containing protein, translating into MAVVVTAFAAVFFLGMGLYALAAPASLIQVFGITLPTRESRSEVRAVYGGFGVAIAGVLAFAAFQPGLGTGSTRTAIMATVGLALAGMALGRVVSAVIEGRTSFYPNWFYFVVEVVIGGALLLTARS; encoded by the coding sequence TTGGCAGTAGTCGTGACCGCGTTCGCCGCCGTTTTCTTCCTCGGCATGGGCCTGTACGCGCTGGCCGCCCCGGCGAGCCTGATCCAGGTTTTCGGCATCACGCTGCCAACGCGTGAGTCGCGCTCCGAGGTGAGGGCCGTGTACGGCGGATTCGGGGTGGCGATCGCGGGTGTGCTGGCGTTTGCGGCATTCCAGCCGGGCTTGGGGACAGGTTCGACGCGAACCGCAATCATGGCCACCGTCGGGCTTGCACTTGCGGGCATGGCGCTTGGCCGCGTCGTATCGGCCGTCATAGAAGGCCGAACCTCGTTCTACCCCAACTGGTTCTACTTCGTCGTCGAAGTAGTCATCGGCGGTGCCCTGCTGCTGACCGCCCGAAGCTAA
- a CDS encoding SRPBCC family protein: MITQSGVEIDAPASLVWDVFSDVERWPEWTASVTELVALDGPGLAVGKRFQIKQPRLPKLVWEVSDVAPGVSWTWVQRSPGGSTWALHSLTPIAGDRTRVRQVLDQRGPVGALVAKMMIRTTRRYLEMEAQGLKARSEQLRHSLGPHS, encoded by the coding sequence ATGATTACGCAGAGTGGCGTCGAGATCGACGCGCCGGCGTCCCTGGTGTGGGACGTGTTCAGCGATGTCGAGCGCTGGCCGGAGTGGACCGCCTCGGTCACCGAGCTGGTCGCCCTGGACGGGCCCGGCCTGGCCGTGGGCAAGCGATTCCAGATCAAGCAGCCCCGATTGCCGAAGCTGGTCTGGGAAGTGAGCGATGTCGCGCCCGGGGTGTCGTGGACCTGGGTGCAGCGTTCGCCTGGAGGCAGCACCTGGGCCCTGCACTCGCTGACTCCGATCGCCGGCGACCGGACGCGGGTACGTCAGGTGCTCGATCAACGAGGACCGGTCGGCGCGCTGGTCGCCAAGATGATGATCCGCACCACCCGCCGTTATCTGGAGATGGAAGCCCAAGGACTCAAGGCCCGTAGCGAGCAACTGCGGCACTCGCTTGGCCCGCACTCCTGA
- a CDS encoding LLM class flavin-dependent oxidoreductase: MVLRTGLLARGGSHGRDGLRLDGQWAAVLDESLRILRTALVEDGASYRGRFFTVSNAAVAPRPSPPLDIWLGGSSQAAYRRTKFVIRPVGGAGPDAFIERFVTELLSRQN; encoded by the coding sequence GTGGTTCTCCGAACTGGTCTGCTCGCCCGCGGTGGATCCCATGGTCGGGATGGCCTACGCCTTGACGGCCAGTGGGCGGCCGTCCTTGACGAGTCGCTGCGGATTCTGCGCACCGCACTGGTCGAGGATGGCGCCAGCTATCGCGGCCGGTTCTTCACGGTCAGCAACGCGGCCGTGGCGCCCCGGCCGTCGCCGCCGTTGGACATCTGGCTGGGCGGCTCATCACAAGCGGCATACCGTCGCACCAAGTTCGTCATCAGGCCGGTCGGGGGTGCGGGGCCGGACGCGTTCATCGAGCGCTTCGTGACCGAGCTGCTCAGTCGCCAGAACTGA
- a CDS encoding TetR/AcrR family transcriptional regulator: protein MARTPDHRRRRQLLDALIVEFASGGIGDRSLRDVAAAVGTSHRMLLHHFVSRDDLLLAIVEEVERRQMGVLSELPTDPAESFAAMWATLCRPELRPFERLFFECYSRGAQGEEPFARMVPGAVDTWLDEAAKVAGPDNDPGLVRLGLAVIRGLLLDLVATGDDAGVTTAVQRFADLLRQPGVN, encoded by the coding sequence TTGGCCCGCACTCCTGACCACAGGCGGCGCCGGCAGCTGCTTGATGCCCTGATCGTCGAATTCGCCTCCGGTGGCATCGGCGACCGGTCGCTGCGCGACGTGGCGGCCGCGGTGGGCACCAGTCATCGAATGCTGTTGCATCACTTCGTATCCCGAGATGACTTGCTGCTGGCTATCGTCGAGGAGGTCGAGCGCCGCCAGATGGGGGTGCTGTCGGAGTTGCCAACGGATCCGGCCGAGAGTTTCGCCGCGATGTGGGCCACTTTGTGCCGACCCGAATTGCGTCCCTTCGAGCGACTGTTCTTCGAGTGTTACTCCCGCGGCGCCCAGGGCGAGGAGCCCTTCGCCCGTATGGTGCCCGGCGCCGTCGACACCTGGCTGGACGAGGCGGCGAAGGTGGCCGGCCCGGACAACGACCCGGGGTTGGTGCGGCTGGGTCTTGCCGTCATCCGCGGGCTGCTGCTCGACCTGGTCGCCACCGGCGACGACGCGGGCGTCACCACCGCGGTACAGCGCTTTGCCGATCTCCTCCGCCAGCCGGGAGTGAACTAG
- a CDS encoding M15 family metallopeptidase, with protein MPALAALTLLGVLVQCARTEPPHPATATSPPSSPSSPAAPAAPVVQPVTAADLGASWRPGCPVEPAQLRRIRISHMGFDGQPHDGELIVHEDLVPAVINIFGQLLGLGYPIERMQNVDRYPGADDELSMEDDNTSAFNCRTIPGTGRWAQHAYGRAIDLNPRLNPCLYSGGDFEPLNAATYLDRSRIDAGILHRGDPAVHAFTDRGWLWGGDWAMPVDYQHFERP; from the coding sequence CTGCCGGCGCTCGCCGCGCTCACATTGCTTGGCGTGCTGGTGCAGTGCGCCCGTACGGAGCCACCTCATCCAGCCACAGCGACATCTCCTCCCTCATCACCATCGTCCCCAGCCGCTCCCGCCGCCCCGGTCGTGCAGCCGGTGACCGCCGCCGATCTCGGCGCGAGCTGGCGACCGGGCTGTCCCGTCGAACCCGCGCAGCTGCGACGAATCCGTATCAGCCACATGGGTTTTGACGGGCAGCCGCACGACGGCGAGCTGATCGTGCACGAAGACCTGGTGCCGGCCGTCATCAACATCTTCGGGCAGCTCTTGGGTCTGGGCTATCCCATCGAGCGAATGCAGAATGTGGACCGGTACCCGGGCGCCGACGACGAACTGTCGATGGAGGACGACAACACCTCGGCGTTCAACTGCCGCACCATTCCGGGCACCGGCCGCTGGGCTCAACACGCCTACGGCCGCGCGATCGACCTCAACCCGCGCCTCAACCCGTGCCTCTACTCCGGTGGCGACTTCGAACCGCTCAACGCGGCAACATATTTGGACCGCAGCCGCATCGACGCCGGGATCTTGCACCGCGGCGACCCGGCGGTGCACGCCTTCACCGATCGAGGCTGGCTGTGGGGCGGTGACTGGGCGATGCCGGTTGACTACCAGCATTTCGAGCGGCCCTGA
- a CDS encoding serine hydrolase domain-containing protein, giving the protein MALVSGCSHGTAPRTALSGSGQAEPAAPTRVHVSPPKLPEMAHAPAFAAVSNLINDAIAADKLPGAVVEIGHGGAVAFHQAYGSRKHGGEPGLDGRPAPAEPMTEDTIFDLASLTKNLVTATAVMQLYEQGSVRVDDPVQQYLADFNPGNDPRRAKVTIRMLLTHTSGEPGDVELKDPWGLAGPDKSEGIRRALTTRLQSGPGEGFRYSDINFILLGALVEKITGEALDVYAQEHIFAPLGMADTRFLPPAKACGPHVTYGSAVAWAPGSGPGSCPAGAWDTSVLARIAPTARDEEGRADPGKNPDLDHLLRGTVHDTTARRMGGVAGHAGVFSTAYDVSIFAQALLDRLAGRPSQFPLEQTTLQMMTAPQQPGHTPQQLEAANQAARIALAQRPASNHSLLAARYPAIAGQNLRGFGWDIDTGQSAPRGAVFPIGSFGHTGFTGTSLWIDPGSDTYIVVLANSIHTRGSPPMSNLRGEVATAAARALGL; this is encoded by the coding sequence ATGGCGCTCGTATCTGGTTGCTCGCACGGCACCGCACCGCGCACTGCGTTAAGCGGCAGCGGCCAAGCGGAGCCAGCCGCTCCTACGCGTGTCCATGTATCGCCGCCGAAGTTGCCCGAGATGGCTCACGCGCCAGCCTTCGCCGCCGTCTCCAACCTGATCAACGATGCCATCGCAGCCGACAAGCTGCCCGGCGCGGTGGTTGAGATCGGGCACGGTGGCGCCGTCGCTTTCCACCAGGCGTACGGCTCTCGCAAGCACGGCGGTGAACCTGGCCTGGACGGCCGGCCGGCGCCCGCCGAGCCGATGACCGAGGACACAATCTTCGATCTGGCGTCACTGACCAAGAACCTGGTCACCGCGACTGCCGTCATGCAGCTTTACGAACAGGGCAGCGTGCGCGTCGACGATCCCGTCCAGCAGTATCTGGCGGACTTCAACCCGGGCAACGACCCACGGCGTGCGAAGGTGACGATTCGGATGTTGCTCACGCACACCTCGGGCGAACCGGGCGACGTCGAACTCAAGGACCCCTGGGGACTGGCGGGACCCGACAAGTCCGAAGGCATCCGCCGCGCATTGACCACGCGGCTGCAGTCCGGCCCCGGCGAGGGTTTCCGCTACTCCGACATCAACTTCATCCTGCTCGGTGCGCTGGTCGAGAAAATCACCGGTGAGGCGCTCGATGTGTATGCCCAGGAACACATTTTCGCCCCGCTGGGCATGGCCGACACCCGGTTCCTGCCCCCGGCCAAGGCGTGCGGCCCGCACGTCACCTACGGGTCCGCTGTCGCCTGGGCTCCGGGGTCAGGCCCAGGCAGCTGTCCGGCAGGCGCCTGGGACACCAGTGTGCTGGCGCGTATCGCGCCGACCGCACGTGACGAAGAGGGCAGAGCCGACCCGGGCAAGAACCCCGACCTCGACCACCTGCTTCGGGGCACCGTGCACGACACGACGGCCCGGCGCATGGGCGGGGTTGCTGGGCATGCCGGCGTGTTCTCCACGGCATACGACGTCAGCATTTTCGCTCAGGCCCTGCTCGACCGGCTGGCCGGACGGCCAAGCCAATTCCCGCTTGAGCAAACGACTTTGCAGATGATGACCGCGCCGCAGCAACCGGGACACACACCCCAGCAACTCGAAGCCGCCAATCAGGCTGCCCGGATAGCCCTCGCGCAACGGCCTGCCAGCAACCATTCGCTGCTCGCCGCGCGCTATCCGGCGATCGCGGGCCAGAACCTGCGCGGCTTCGGCTGGGATATCGACACCGGACAGTCCGCACCGCGGGGCGCGGTCTTTCCCATCGGCAGCTTCGGCCACACCGGCTTCACGGGAACCTCGCTGTGGATCGACCCGGGCTCCGACACTTACATCGTTGTGCTCGCCAATTCGATCCACACCCGCGGCAGTCCTCCGATGTCGAACCTGCGCGGCGAGGTGGCGACGGCGGCTGCTCGCGCGCTCGGCCTCTGA
- a CDS encoding three-helix bundle dimerization domain-containing protein codes for MPPRARIPEQTRIAEIERRLMEQFPEVNAEFLDEAVREHHSRFAASPIRDFIPLLVEKRVRQELAGLTRGSRA; via the coding sequence ATGCCTCCGCGCGCACGGATCCCCGAGCAGACCCGGATCGCCGAGATCGAGCGCCGTCTGATGGAGCAGTTTCCCGAGGTCAACGCCGAGTTTCTCGACGAGGCCGTCCGCGAGCATCATTCCCGATTCGCCGCGAGCCCCATCCGGGACTTCATCCCCTTACTCGTCGAGAAGCGCGTTCGCCAGGAACTGGCCGGACTGACCCGTGGCAGCCGGGCGTAA
- a CDS encoding VOC family protein, protein MFDALDHVIVAVGDLSDATRRYATLLSRSPSWRGEHPGWGTANTLFKVENTYLELITPDGDGPLGSTVAEQLDRRGDGPIGLAFATSDLDDAHARLAANGLEPPPVSPGHGRDTATGMERHWRSVLLPPARTRGVLIIAIEHQSPSRLPEAAPVGSADTSAQGIVTGIDHAVVQTSDGDGAIALYRDGLGLRLALDRGFPDWGMRLIFLRVGGVTVEIAQPLRTAQLPEHTDALWGLSWRVPNADAARNRLLAAGLDVSEVRPGRKPGTRVVSVRDGTCGVPTLLIGPR, encoded by the coding sequence GTGTTCGACGCGCTCGACCACGTCATCGTCGCCGTCGGCGACCTCAGCGACGCCACGCGCCGCTACGCCACCCTGCTGTCGCGAAGTCCGTCGTGGCGCGGCGAACATCCGGGCTGGGGCACGGCGAATACGCTCTTCAAGGTCGAGAACACCTACCTGGAACTGATCACGCCGGATGGCGACGGTCCGCTGGGGAGCACTGTCGCGGAGCAGTTGGACAGACGAGGCGATGGCCCGATCGGGCTCGCGTTCGCCACCTCCGACCTCGACGACGCCCACGCCCGACTCGCCGCCAACGGCCTTGAGCCGCCGCCTGTCTCGCCGGGCCACGGCCGCGACACCGCCACCGGCATGGAGCGGCACTGGCGCAGCGTGCTGCTGCCGCCGGCACGCACCCGCGGCGTGCTGATCATCGCGATCGAGCACCAATCCCCCAGCCGGCTCCCCGAGGCCGCGCCGGTCGGATCCGCCGATACCTCGGCACAGGGCATAGTCACCGGGATCGACCACGCGGTCGTGCAGACATCCGACGGGGACGGCGCGATCGCGCTGTACCGCGACGGGCTGGGCCTGCGTCTCGCGCTGGACCGCGGCTTCCCCGACTGGGGCATGCGGCTGATTTTTCTACGCGTCGGCGGCGTCACCGTCGAGATCGCCCAGCCGCTGCGTACCGCGCAGTTGCCGGAGCACACCGATGCGCTCTGGGGACTTTCCTGGCGGGTACCGAACGCCGACGCGGCGCGGAACCGGTTGCTGGCAGCCGGCCTCGATGTCTCCGAGGTTCGACCCGGCCGCAAGCCCGGCACGCGCGTCGTCAGCGTCAGGGACGGCACCTGCGGAGTGCCCACGCTGCTGATCGGGCCGCGTTGA